The Candida dubliniensis CD36 chromosome 5, complete sequence genome has a window encoding:
- a CDS encoding cyclin-dependent protein kinase regulatory subunit and adaptor, putative (Similar to S. cerevisiae CKS1;~In S. cerevisiae: modulates proteolysis of M-phase targets through interactions with the proteasome; role in transcriptional regulation, recruiting proteasomal subunits to target gene promoters), whose protein sequence is MSKPRFLTDLERAKVLEFQDMIHYSPRYSDDSYEYRHVMLPKNMLKAIPQDYFNAETGTLRILTEEEWRGLGITQSLGWAHYETHAPEPHILLFKRPLNPGQ, encoded by the coding sequence ATGTCGAAACCAAGATTCTTAACAGATTTAGAAAGAGCCAAAGTATTGGAATTTCAAGACATGATTCACTATAGTCCCAGATACAGTGATGATTCTTACGAGTATAGGCATGTCATGTTACCAAAGAATATGTTGAAAGCAATTCCTCAAGATTACTTTAACGCAGAAACCGGCACTTTAAGAATATTGACGGAAGAAGAATGGAGAGGGTTAGGAATCACTCAATCATTAGGTTGGGCTCATTATGAAACACATGCTCCAGAACCtcatatattattattcaaaagACCCTTAAATCCCGGGCAATAA
- a CDS encoding DNA-damage checkpoint kinase, ATR homologue, putative (Similar to S. cerevisiae MEC1;~In S. cerevisiae: genome integrity checkpoint protein and PI kinase superfamily member; signal transducer required for cell cycle arrest and transcriptional responses prompted by damaged or unreplicated DNA; monitors and participates in meiotic recombination) encodes MTSNQSISTNELLQFLTDIETNINDHETDFRKLLLYLLRFTNEKLILIAQEEINTPTEVQLLIKLIDSIELVLSKKTNLLSTLLTIEDVNIIHATGSGSLVYEVPLHEWCISFALSHIPNFVSHTTGLNQLKRLVFLIVNFVCTQLHSFKVIKSTRIYLLKTLDDNLNFCLENLASANTFLFKSKLTTAVNLFSIVHDYDISQKLSLNLNNYQLKFESYGRKIWFILNEISLVSEIDNLNFLDCLKSVFILDQSSSLTLNVSVGWNQFGFLLTCIVEHLRQDFKTLDSNTNNFEFVNLNRSISLSLLNTFMLCLEKDLLENFMSFSNIKGLLWKLIYDESIPYLIRKSLNIVQYIYQSKSNPDGDKLKIYNTPVYNDYVSKTFVDPELESFRTRLLNLQGDYEVSRKEQLLSFAIDETHKLTKSANLLNYHDERAWIHIVKKLTGTNKDVLEDETTLYTLVTALGHYPCILKGDYDYTINECTRCGFGPLSKNNYSSIDPKRLPLNYDTEATVLEDIIQSFLVPKLERQPDPLLCCNTLLLIFNFYATFSPVTDMKMPYVLDFLLGLLATNDNRDVRMLVARILPLYLIQSNDDKLLDETFKYIFQKVTSIDFSSQHRLHFGESTIRAVVELATVSTGERLCAIYFKLVDWLGEQNEQHSNYVYCGILNLASAKSLPPHKLLSPYLPSVAEIIIKKPQLFERIIKVSMITKNYFLNRTKEYTVPRILEYYKDPTLLTQIANAAGLEVGKLLANCLPRILATYLTKESVNERYIMKVLSSVCPDYKMVHTEELFTRIGDITWYILLEIQMDEFGNIRNLTNILRALDCVCKNVSLRKNGSETTKNNSINDLIEDQVLLLIQKFSDVTHSSRGAKPYLELKNSFYAIEFLIKRHIDAITSALGQLSTCLQATLEEPDFHVLSLRCWNELIKKVPPSHLISLIDIIISIILQKFESFGSEAKSIAIEILRKIYEEIKDKYNRYSLYFLSLPFLSYMEDYQMVKEFRNMKSPSRAMIFSEFTRRLQTSNMYVVKHALFDLSNYFDKYQINCQRDLFKDPGLTPAITSLVRTLLDTAAKFKNKDTTVSTACAKALAIIGALDSNRFQFKTVKQLIIIASDFENSEENSTFLVDLIENHLLKIFWASNDPHKQLFAAYVMQSFLAVMGLDEHVLQTKDNRVWNKFTDVAKSTLTPFLKSKYAASKPKLDNIKFPFFKLGMKYETWLIDVTLFLLKRASIDNGKGNQKAKTRKLIFQSCAVLIQKEHDIPLCEHLLRYVALSHVINEGVPEELHKEFLHILKIDSKSTSPDRAEQLKLCYQAIFSVLDYFNQWSSNMRVVTNNSQIESTSDDIRHKMDAVAKFSSFPQDLLTIRSAECDAYERTIMYLENCYRDSHSEKSFKLSNLNGAATLQDMYAHIDDYDALNGTLKMFSTNNLNEKLITFQYSDSWSLAHESFEALGSTKDSVSNNTKLLQSLNEHGLYNEVLSTLSARTDPNDLKSIPLDWSLMGLHAAVYKGDSKQLEKWLQVTNSIGKPHDMETMINYELAKALSFLFQSKIDMFKSSMDKLYNIIGCSLVPSVSSNFTRNITLMNQLHAIYDVSLIVSSQDSENTLDLRIGNVDQDFDTQRSILTLHNVANTAMKNPAMISKNLLRESSLARKYNRLDISTRSIVQAMSLEDDQAIIEFAKLQWAQGKQSEAIKCLFDILKDHKFHQDDTKKAQIQLQYANWLDESNHLSAHQIIKEYTKAFHLNMRDEKCNFDIGKYYNKLMESSNDPSGEYEHLTVRNYIRAVSVGTTFIFEALPKLLTIWLDFADKPKKSKTAEKKLNQIIEDLYNGLANVPNYAWYTVLTQMLSRIVHHHEPSFQVLRTIISNVMLEYPNHCVWYIFSHAKSSDKERKTRTQKLITKVCEENTRHPLTRSIFATGGLFEKLIKIAELKIPKTNRKRQMSLLKDFNMDLSDPIDDLVIPVQSNLQIQIPSQLGSKYKGFSRSSSITFDGFDDTVNIFFSLQMPRQLTVRGSDGNAYRLMVKSDDTRKDAKVVEFTTMVNRILSTSTEARKRGLQIANYSVVPLSDHFGIIEFVMNVQTMKGVIIEQRKRQGISINERKIFMHIGGLQKAKQKDNKKLDKLMVDFRHIMDQCPPVLHNWFVEQFSDPNAWYMARNSFTRSSAVMSMVGYIMGLGDRHCENILIFKNTGAILHIDFDCLFEKGTTLPTPEIVPFRLTQNMVDAMGITGVDGIYRITCEVIGTLLRENEQILMNILETLIYDPLIDWRNHNPREDLSKVRKKIRGLINEDEGLPMNIHGQVDVLIQEATSLERLSQMYAGWAAYM; translated from the coding sequence ATGACgtcaaatcaatcaataagTACTAATGAACTACTACAGTTCTTAACAGATATCGAAACCAATATCAACGATCATGAAACTGATTTCAGAAAATTGTTACTATATTTACTACGATTCactaatgaaaaattgatccTCATTGcacaagaagaaatcaatACCCCAACTGAGGTACagttattgataaaattaattgacaGTATTGAATTGGTACtatcaaagaaaacaaaCTTACTTTCAACTTTGTTAACTATTGAAGACGTCAATATAATCCATGCCACAGGTTCTGGTTCATTAGTTTATGAGGTCCCTTTACATGAATGGTGTATATCCTTTGCCTTACTGCATATTCCTAATTTTGTTTCCCATACTACAggtttaaatcaattgaaacgACTAGTTTTTCTTATTGTGAATTTTGTTTGTACTCAATTGCATAGTTTCAAAGTCATCAAAAGCACCAGAATTTACCTCTTGAAAACActtgatgataatttaaacTTTTGCTTAGAGAATTTGGCATCAGCAAACACTTTCCTATTTAAATCTAAACTAACAACAGCAGTCAACTTGTTTTCTATTGTTCACGATTATGATATATCTCAAAAACTATCGTTAAATCTaaacaattatcaattaaaatttgaaagtTATGGCAGGAAAATTTGGTTTATCCTTAATGAAATAAGTTTGGTTTCAGAAATTGacaatttaaattttttagaTTGTTTAAAATCAGTATTTATTTTGGATCAATCTAGTTCTCTAACATTAAATGTACTGGTTGGTTGGAACCAATTTGGGTTTTTGTTAACTTGCATAGTTGAACATTTGCGACAAGATTTTAAAACCCTCGATTCGaatactaataattttgaatttgtaaatttgaACCGTTCAATCAGTTTGAGTTTATTAAATACATTTATGCTTTGTTTGGAAAAGGATttgttggaaaattttatgtcattttcaaatatcaaGGGATTACTCTGGAAATTAATATATGATGAAAGTATACCATATCTTATCCGCAAAAGCTTGAATATAGTacaatatatttatcaatcaaaaagTAATCCAGATGGAGATAAACTCAAGATTTACAACACACCAGTGTATAATGATTATGTATCGAAAACATTTGTTGATCCAGAATTGGAGTCCTTTCGTACTCGTCTATTAAACTTGCAAGGTGATTATGAAGTTTCTAGAAAAgaacaattattatcatttgcCATAGATGAAACTCACAAATTGACAAAACTGGccaatttattgaattatcatGATGAACGTGCTTGGATCCATATAGTAAAAAAGTTAACTGGCACTAACAAAGATGTTTTGGAAGATGAAACTACCTTGTACACTCTAGTCACTGCACTTGGCCATTATCCCTGCATTTTAAAAGGTGATTATGATTACACGATAAATGAATGTACAAGATGTGGGTTTGGACCTCTATCTAAGAATAACTATAGTAGTATTGATCCAAAAAGACTTCCATTGAATTATGACACAGAAGCTACAGTCCTTGAGGATATTATACAGCTGTTTTTGGTTCCCAAATTGGAAAGGCAACCAGACCCATTGTTATGTTGCAATACTCTTCTTctaatatttaatttttatgCCACTTTTCTGCCTGTGACTGATATGAAAATGCCTTACGTTCTAGACTTTTTGCTTGGATTATTAGCAACAAATGATAATCGTGATGTCCGAATGCTAGTTGCACGTATACTCCCActatatttaattcaacTGAATGATGACAAATTACTTGATGAAACATTCAAGTACATTTTCCAAAAAGTGACATCTATCGATTTTTCGTCACAGCATCGTTTACATTTTGGTGAATCAACAATTCGAGCTGTTGTTGAGTTAGCAACAGTGTCTACTGGGGAACGATTATGTGCTATCTACTTTAAGTTGGTTGATTGGTTGGGTGAGCAAAATGAACAGCATCTGAACTATGTTTACTGTGGCATATTGAATCTTGCTTCAGCTAAATCATTACCGCCTCATAAATTACTATCTCCATATTTACCGAGTGTTGcagaaattattatcaaaaaacctcaattatttgaaagaattatcaAAGTACTGATGATTACTAAAAACTATTTTTTGAACAGAACCAAAGAATATACCGTTCCAAGAATTTTGGAGTACTACAAAGATCCAACTTTACTTACACAAATAGCAAATGCAGCCGGGTTAGAGGTTGGAAAGTTACTTGCCAATTGTTTACCAAGAATATTGGCAACTTATTTGACAAAAGAGTCGGTAAATGAAAGATACATTATGAAAGTATTGAGCAGTGTGTGTCCAGACTATAAAATGGTCCATACAGAGGAATTATTTACTAGAATCGGGGATATCACATGGTATATTCTATTGGAAATACAAATGGATGAATTTGGCAATATTCGCAATCTAACGAATATTTTAAGAGCCTTGGACTGTGTTTGCAAAAATGTCTCTCTACGGAAAAATGGGTCGGAAACTACTAAAAATAACAGcatcaatgatttgattgagGATCaagttttgttgttgattcaaaaatttaGTGACGTAACACATTCATCAAGAGGAGCCAAGCCGTATTTAGAGTTGAAGAATTCCTTTTATGCTATTGAGTTTTTGATCAAGAGACATATTGATGCTATTACTTCAGCTTTGGGACAGTTATCTACCTGTTTACAAGCCACTTTAGAGGAACCAGATTTCCATGTATTATCTTTACGATGCTGGAATGAGTTGATAAAGAAGGTGCCACCTTCACatttaatatcattgattgatataattatttCGATAATTTTGCAAAAGTTTGAAAGTTTTGGATCTGAGGCTAAAAGTATtgcaattgaaattttaagAAAGATCTATGAAGAGATTAAAGATAAGTACAATCGATATTCGTTGTACTTTTTGTCATTGCCATTTCTTTCTTATATGGAAGATTATCAAATGGTCAAAGAGTTTCGAAATATGAAGTCCCCTTCACGTGCTATGATTTTTCTGGAATTCACCAGACGATTACAAACGTCTAACATGTATGTTGTTAAACAtgcattatttgatttatcaaattattttgaCAAGTATCAAATCAACTGTCAACGAGATCTTTTTAAAGATCCTGGTTTGACACCAGCAATAACAAGTTTGGTCCGAACTCTTTTGGACACAGCAGCAAAATTTAAGAATAAAGACACAACTGTATCCACCGCATGTGCCAAAGCTTTGGCAATTATTGGGGCTCTAGATTCAAACAggtttcaatttaaaaCAGTGAAACAACTAATCATAATTGCCCTGGATTTTGAGAATAGTGAAGAAAACTCGACTTTTTTGGTTGACTTGATTgaaaatcatttattaaagATATTTTGGGCTTCTAATGATCCAcataaacaattatttgCTGCTTATGTAATGCAAAGTTTCTTAGCGGTTATGGGACTTGATGAGCATGTTTTACAAACCAAGGATAATCGAGTATGGAACAAATTTACAGATGTGGCAAAATCAACCTTGACGccatttttgaaatctaAATATGCTGCTCTGAAACCCAAATTagacaatatcaaattccCCTTTTTCAAGTTAGGAATGAAATATGAGACATGGTTGATAGATGTCACattatttttgttaaaACGGGCCAGTATAGATAATGGTAAAGGTAATCAAAAAGCAAAGACGagaaaattaatatttcaaaGTTGTGCAGTTTTAATTCAAAAAGAACACGATATCCCATTATGTGAACATTTGTTGAGATATGTGGCTCTAAGTCATGTTATAAATGAAGGTGTTCCTGAAGAACTACATAAAGAATTTTTacatattttgaaaatagatTCCAAATCAACTTCTCCTGATCGTGCtgaacaattgaaactATGTTACCAAGCTATTTTTTCAGTGTTGGATTACTTTAATCAATGGAGTTCCAATATGCGTGTTGTTACGAATAATTCCCAAATAGAATCAACTTCAGATGATATACGTCATAAAATGGATGCAGTTGCAAAGTTTAGTCTGTTCCCACAGGACCTTCTCACTATTAGGTCAGCAGAATGTGACGCATATGAGAGAACCATTATGTATTTAGAGAATTGCTATCGTGATAGTCATTCAGaaaaatcttttaaattGTCAAACTTGAATGGTGCGGCGACTTTACAGGATATGTATGCCcatattgatgattatgatgcATTAAATGGGACTTTGAAGATGTTCTCAACCAATAActtgaatgaaaaattgattactTTCCAATACAGTGATAGCTGGAGTTTGGCTCATGAATCATTTGAAGCCTTGGGTTCAACAAAGGATAGTGTGTCTAACAACACAAAGCTATTGCAATCATTGAATGAACATGGTTTATATAATGAGGTGTTGTCAACATTATCTGCTAGAACCGATCCCAACGATTTAAAATCTATTCCATTGGATTGGTCGTTAATGGGATTACATGCTGCCGTGTACAAAGGTGATTCTAAACAACTTGAAAAATGGTTGCAAGTAACCAATTCAATTGGCAAACCACACGATATGGAAACCATGATAAATTATGAACTTGCCAAGGCGTTAAGTTTTCTATTTCAATCTAAAATAGATATGTTCAAAAGTTCCATGGACAAGttgtataatataattgGATGTTCTTTAGTTCCTTCAGTGTCATCAAATTTCACCAGAAACATCACTttgatgaatcaattgcATGCGATATATGATGTGAGTTTGATTGTTTCATCTCAAGATTCTGAAAATACATTGGATCTACGTATTGGTAATGTTGACCAAGATTTTGATACTCAACGAAGTATTCTAACGTTACATAATGTTGCCAACACTGCTATGAAAAATCCAGCGATGATATCAAAAAACCTTTTACGAGAGTCATCCTTGGCAAGAAAATATAATCGGTTGGATATTTCTACTAGATCTATAGTACAAGCAATGTCCTTAGAAGATGACCAAGCCATTATAGAATTTGCAAAATTACAATGGGCTCAGGGGAAACAATCAGAAGCAATCAAGTGTttgtttgatattttaaagGATCATAAGTTTCATCAGGATGACACGAAGAAGGCACAAATACAACTTCAATATGCCAATTGGTTAGATGAGTCGAATCATTTGTCAGCTCATCAAATCATAAAAGAGTACACCAAGGcatttcatttaaatatgAGGGATGAGAAATgtaattttgatattggcaagtattataataaattgatggAATCATCTAATGATCCTTCAGGAGAATATGAACATTTGACAGTGAGGAATTATATTAGAGCAGTATCTGTTGGTACTacttttatatttgaaGCTTTGCCAAAATTATTGACGATTTGGTTAGATTTTGCTGATAAACCGAAAAAACTGAAAACtgctgaaaaaaaattgaatcaaatcattgaagATCTTTATAATGGTCTTGCAAATGTACCCAATTATGCATGGTATACTGTATTGACACAAATGTTATCAAGAATTGTTCACCATCATGAACCTTCATTTCAAGTTTTACGTACAATTATCCTGAATGTTATGTTAGAATATCCTAATCATTGTGTGTGGTATATATTTTCTCATGCAAAGTCTTCTGAtaaggaaagaaaaaccaGAACTCAAAAACTAATTACTAAAGTGTGTGAAGAAAATACTCGACATCCTCTTACCAGATCAATCTTTGCCACTGGAGGATTGTTTgagaaattaataaaaattgctgaattgaaaataccCAAGACAAATAGAAAACGACAAATGTCACTTTTAAAAGATTTCAATATGGATTTGAGTGAtccaattgatgatttagtGATACCTGTTCAATCTAACCTTCAGATTCAAATACCTAGTCAATTAGGATCCAAATACAAAGGGTTTTCACgatcttcttcaattacGTTTGATGGATTTGATGATACTgtgaatatttttttttcattacaAATGCCTCGACAATTGACAGTTCGAGGTTCAGATGGTAATGCTTATAGATTAATGGTTAAAAGTGATGATACAAGAAAAGATGCTAAAGTAGTTGAATTTACCACTATGGTTAATAGAATATTATCTACTAGTACTGAGGCAAGAAAAAGAGGATTACAAATTGCCAATTATTCTGTGGTACCACTTTCTGATCATTTTGgtataattgaatttgttatGAATGTACAAACTATGAAAGGAGtaataattgaacaaaGGAAACGTCAAGgtatttcaattaatgaaagGAAAATTTTTATGCATATTGGTGGTTTACAAAAAGCTAAAcaaaaagataataaaaaattggataaattaATGGTTGATTTCCGACATATAATGGATCAATGTCCTCCAGTTTTACATAATTGGTTTGTTGAACAATTTTCTGATCCTAATGCTTGGTATATGGCAAGAAATTCATTTACTCGATCTAGTGCTGTTATGTCAATGGTTGGATATATTATGGGATTAGGAGATCGTCATTgtgaaaatattttaatttttaaaaatacTGGAGCAATATTacatattgattttgattgtttatttgaaaaaggtACTACACTTCCAACTCCAGAAATTGTTCCATTTAGATTAACCCAAAATATGGTTGATGCCATGGGGATAACTGGAGTTGATGGGATTTATCGAATAACATGTGAAGTTATTGGTACATTATTACGAGAAAATGAacaaattttaatgaatataTTAGAAACATTAATTTATGATccattaattgattggaGAAATCATAATCCACGTGAAGATTTATCTAAAGTACGTAAAAAAATTCGaggattaattaatgaagatgaaggtTTACCAATGAATATTCATGGTCAAGTAGATGTATTAATTCAAGAAGCTACATCATTAGAGAGATTATCACAAATGTATGCCGGTTGGGCAGCTTATATGTAA